The genomic window GCGCAGCAGTTTGGTGACCAGAGACGCGCAAGATTAAGCGGTACGTCAGGCTTTCTAGCCTGACTGGAGAAGCTTGGATGTCAGCCTGGAAAGGCCGACGTACGTCAGGCCTTCTAGCCTGACAAGAAGGGCCGTGGATGTCAGCCTGGAAAGGCCGACGTACGAGGGGCGTAGTGCCGCAGGCCTTCCAGGACTCCGCTGGTGGCCATTGCCTTGGCCACGTACAGCCGGTCCGTCCAGCCTTGCGATTGATGGGTCTGGCGGACTTGTTGGACCACTGTGTCGGCGGCGTTGCCGACGACGATGCTGCGATAGCCGGCCGTCAATGCCGCCACGTCATTTCCGGAATCGCCGGCGAATAGAATCGCTTGCCGATCCAGATCCTGCTGCTGCGACCAAAACTCCAGCGCGTGGGCTTTGGAGACGCCGCGCGGTAACAGATCGATCAGGCCGTCGTTATTGAACGGATCGACGCTGGCGATCACCCGGTAGGGAGCCGCCGTGGTTTGTAAGCGAGCTTCGATTTGTTCGACGATCCCGTCCAACCCCGCGGCGTCGGCGTAGTAGCTGAGCTTAAACGGTCCCTGTTTTTCGCTTTCCTGCAGACGCATCCCATCGATCGCGGCCAGGTGCTGCTGCAACCGCTCGACCGTCGTGCCTTCGATACGTTGTTGCAAGTGTTGGGCGTACGCGGTCACCGGGGCAAAGTCGTCGTTGGGCTGGCGGGCGAACAAGGACGTGCCGACGTCGCAGATGATCCACTGGGGCAGCGGCAATTGGTACTGCGTGATGGCTTGCTGCACCGATTCGAAGTGCCGACCGGTAACAAACACCAGCGATGCCTTGCGCTGCTGCAATTCCGTTTGCAGGACGGATAGATCTCGACGATGTTGCGGGTTGTCGTCCAGCGGAATCAGGGTGCCGTCCAGATCCGTGGCCAGAACCAGCGGCGCGGTGTGGGGCGAATTCACGTTGGTTTCCTATGGAAGGTTCAGCCTGTAGCCACACTTCACCCTCGCTCTGGGAGGGTCGAGCCTTAGCGAGGGGAGAGTGCAATGCTATTGAGTGTCTGTCCCCACGCTCTGGCGAGCGTAGCTACGGGGAGCGTGGATTACACGCGTTTGAGCCAGAGGATTTGATAGGGTTCGATGTGTAGGTCTTGACTGGTGCCGTAGGTTTGCCCGCTCAGAGCGTCTTCGAAAAATCGCCCCAGGCCGGCGGTTCTCAGCATGTTGCCAGACATCGACTGCGGACGTTCGCAGAAGTTGGCGACGACGATCAAGCGATGGGCGTCGCGGTGACGCACGAAACTCAGCACATGGGGATTGCCGGTGTTGACCAGTTCCATGTTTTGTCCGGCCAGCGCGGGCAACGAACTGCGGACGGCGATCATGTTTTGCAGGGCGCGGTACAGACGCCGCCGGATCGAGCCGCCTTCGACCGTTACGCTGTCGTCCAGCTCTTCCAAGAACTCCCACTTCATCTTAGGCCGATGGACCCAGCGGGTATCACCGGCTTTCGCCGGGTCTTTGACGAAATCGTAGTCGTTCAACATGCCCCATTCTTCGCCCAGGTACAGCAGCGGGATGCCGCCGATGCTGAGCGTTACGCCTTGTAGCAACAGGATCCGACCGATGGCTTCCTGTTTGGCCGTTTCGTCGTCCTCTTCGATCGCCAATTCCAGACCGGCCAGCGACGCCATCGTGCCGGCGATCCGCATATCCCCGGTGGCCAAGTTCTCTTGAAAGGGAATCCCGCGTGCGAACGAGCCTTCGAACTGGCCGGTGTAGAAACGATTTAAGAACTGTCGATGGTTGTAGGCGTTGATGCCGATGGCCGCCGCGTCGGCATCGTCAAACGTCCAGCCGATATCGTCGTGACAGCGGAGGTAGTTGACCCAAGCGGTTTCTGTCGGCAGCTTATGACGATGGCTGAGCGACTGGGACAGCAGCTTGACCTCGCGTGTGGCCAGCGATTCCCAGAGCAGCGCCATCAGCGTGGGGTTGTACGAGATCTGGCATTCGTCGCGGCCGATGTACTTAACCACTTCGTCGGGATGCACGATGGCTTCGGACTTAAACAACAGCCCCGGCGTGGCGATGCGGGCCAGGCGATTGAAGGCCTGAATCAGTAGATGCGCCTGGGGCAGGTTCTCACAGCTGGTGCCCATCTGTTTCCAGATAAACGCCACCGCATCGAGCCGCAGGATGTCGACGCCGGTATCGGCGATGAAAAACATCTCTTCCAGCATCGCGCGGAACACGGCGGGATTGTGATAGTTCAGATCCCACTGGAAATTATTAAAGGTGGTCCACACCCATTGCTGCATGCCGTCGTGCCAGGTGAAGTTTCCGCGACGGACGGTGGGAAAAATTTCCCGCAGCGTCCGCTCGTACTGATCGGGCATCTCGCGGTCGGGAAAGATGTAATAGAACTGCTGGTACTCCAGATCACCGGCCTGAGCTCGCTGGGCCCATTCGTGATCGTCCGAGGTATGGTTGAAGACAAAGTCCAAGACCAGGGTGATGCCCGCCTCGCGGAGGTCATCCGCCAACAGTTTGAGATCTTCCAGCGTGCCCAGTCGGGGGTCAACCGAGCGGTAGTTGCTGATCGCGTAGCCGCCGTCGTTGTCGCCGGGGCGGACGGCGAACAGAGGCATCAAGTGCAAGTAGGTCAGGCCCAGACTTTGAAAGTAGCCGATGTGTTGGCGGAGCTGGCCGAGGTTGTCGCTGAACAGGTCCACGTACAGCGCGCCGCCGACCATCTTTTCGGACATGAACCAATCGGGTTCATTGATGCGGTGATGGTCCACAGCGCGAAGTGCCGCGGGACGGTTTGCCCAGGCCTGAGCGGCCGTGAGCAGGATCTGTTCCAGGTGGTAGAAGAAGTCGTAGCGGTCGCCGTACAGCTCGCGCAGCAGTACGAACAACGGCAGCCAATGTTCTTCGAGCCGCGTTTCAAATTCGTGCTGGACTTTGGCGTCGGTACCCGCCGCTTGCCAAACCGGTTCAATCCGTGGCAATAACCGCTTCAGAGACAGCTCGGATTCGAACTGGATGCCACGCGACGCACCGGGGGCGCCCACTGTGGCGGTCCCGTTAAGATTCGATCCGATCATTCGGTATGACGATGTTGTCTAAGAATTGGTAATAGTGAATCCCCTCCAAAATGCCACGTGCATGCTCGGCCTGGGCGAAATAGACGCGAGGTCGATTACGAATTTCTTCCAGTTCGGGGCTGTAGTTGCCTACGACCACCCCCAAAGTGCGGCCTAGCAGCATCCCCGCATCGTTGCCCGAATCGCCGGCGACCAGCACATTATCGGGCGAAAAGCCCCATTTCCAGAGCAAATGCCGCATTGACAGATCACTGCCGCCGCGGACGGGAATAATATCTAAATACATGCCTAGTGACAGAACAACCTTAGCACGCAATCCGGCGCCGCGAAGGGCCTTGTGAACTTCGGTCACGCTGGGCGAATTCTCAGGGTCGATCTCATAGCTGATTTTGTATTCCGACTGATGGGTTTCGTCCTGCAAATGGAAGCCCGGCAGCGTATCCAACAGCTCGCGGATTTCGTCGGGCTTCCAGGCAAACCCGATCTGCTGCCGCCACGAACGGTCGGGCGTCAGGTTTTGGCCATAGTGCAGCTGGGTGCCGGCGTCGGTATCGATCAGATCCGGCTGGGGCAGATTCAATTCCTCGATCATCTGCAAGGCGCTGTCCAAGCGGCGGCCTGTGGCGATCCCAAAGCCGATGTGGTCGTGCTCGCGAATCATGTCGTTAAATTCGGCCAAGCCTTCCGGATCGCCGGTCAAGGTATTGTCCAAGTCGGTGATGATGATCCGATCGAACTCGGGCAGCCGCCGTTTGGAGGTTTGCTGGAGGGCCGGCGTGGGGCTGTTCTCCAGGATATCGTTCAGGTCGCGGAGGTAGCGATGGGCGTGATTGTTCCAAGCGTAATGCTGGCGGGTGCCGGCGATTCCCGCTTCGGACCACTGCTGCCATTGTTCGGGTTCGGTGAGTACCCGCAGCAACGACTTTTCAATCCCCTTGCCGTCCATCGGATCGATCAATAGCCCGTTATTGCAGTTGGCGATGATGTCCCGCGGACCGCCGTCATTGGTGGCCACGATCGGCAACCCGGTGGCGCCGGCTTCCAGCAGCGTTAAACCAAACGGCTCGGTCAGGGCGGGATTCACAAATACGCCGTGAGTGGACACCGCCAAACGATACAGATCGGGGACGTCCGTGGGGGTGTGCATTTTGGGATACGCCACCCGGCCATACAGATCGTAGAGGTCGATTTTGTGCAGCACGTTATGGATTACGTGTCGCTGCGACTTGGGCAACTCGTTCATGTCGGTGCGGGTTCCCATCACCAGCACCAAGTTGGCGATCTCCTGCAGCTCTTCGCTCTGCCCATAGACGTCGACCAGCATCTCTAGATTTTTACGCTCATCCGGGCGGGCCATGGCCAGGATCATGGGCTTGTCGGGATCCCGCAGAAAACAGTCGATTTTCTTGGCGAATGCGGGCGGTTCCCAATCGGCGTCGAGCGGCGAGAATTCGGTCAGGTCGACGCCCGGCGGGATGACCTCCATCCGCTCGGGCTGGTAGTGATCGTACAGCTCGTACTGCTGCTGGATTTCTTGATTGGTACTGGTGACGACCATCGAAGCCGTTTCCAACGCAATCTCTTCGGCTTCGATACGCTGCGTGAACTTGTATTTTCTCTCCAGCGACTCCGGACTCGCTTTCCCCAAACTCAACCGCTGACGCTTGACGCGGCCCAGCGAGTGTCCGGTGAAGATAAACGGGACGTGCAGCAATTGAGCCAAGTGGGCTCCGGCCAAGCCGGCGTCGGCGTAGTGCCCATGAATGATGTTCGGCAGGCCATGGCGACGGAAGTGGATCAGCGTCTGGTCGATAAACATCTCCAGATACGGCCACAGCGACTCTTTCTTCAGATAACGTTTAGGGCCGAAGGGAATCCGCACGATTTTTGCATTTTCGCACAGCGGCTCTTCCAGCTGAGCGTATTGCTCGTCCAAGCGGGGGTCGATGATTTGCCGGGTCAGCAATTCGACTTCGCGAACCTGCGGCTGGGCGGCCAGTTCGCGAGCCAGCTCCAGAACGTACTTGATCTGTCCACCGGTGTCGGAATCGAAACCCAAAGGAGGATCCTTGGCCCGGATCAGCCCGTGCAGGCTGATGAGAGAAATTTTCAGTGAGTTGTCTTCGGCAAGAAGGTTCATATCGCCCTTGGTTTGAGGTGTCTCCGCTGTCAACAGACGAATCATGGTAACCATGCTCTGCTAAGGGATGAGAATAGAATCAGGTATGGGGTGAAAATCCTTTATGGAGGAAAGACCACCGCAAATTTTGTGCCATCGGATTCTCAAGAAGT from Roseimaritima ulvae includes these protein-coding regions:
- a CDS encoding HAD-IIB family hydrolase, with the translated sequence MNSPHTAPLVLATDLDGTLIPLDDNPQHRRDLSVLQTELQQRKASLVFVTGRHFESVQQAITQYQLPLPQWIICDVGTSLFARQPNDDFAPVTAYAQHLQQRIEGTTVERLQQHLAAIDGMRLQESEKQGPFKLSYYADAAGLDGIVEQIEARLQTTAAPYRVIASVDPFNNDGLIDLLPRGVSKAHALEFWSQQQDLDRQAILFAGDSGNDVAALTAGYRSIVVGNAADTVVQQVRQTHQSQGWTDRLYVAKAMATSGVLEGLRHYAPRTSAFPG
- a CDS encoding amylosucrase yields the protein MIGSNLNGTATVGAPGASRGIQFESELSLKRLLPRIEPVWQAAGTDAKVQHEFETRLEEHWLPLFVLLRELYGDRYDFFYHLEQILLTAAQAWANRPAALRAVDHHRINEPDWFMSEKMVGGALYVDLFSDNLGQLRQHIGYFQSLGLTYLHLMPLFAVRPGDNDGGYAISNYRSVDPRLGTLEDLKLLADDLREAGITLVLDFVFNHTSDDHEWAQRAQAGDLEYQQFYYIFPDREMPDQYERTLREIFPTVRRGNFTWHDGMQQWVWTTFNNFQWDLNYHNPAVFRAMLEEMFFIADTGVDILRLDAVAFIWKQMGTSCENLPQAHLLIQAFNRLARIATPGLLFKSEAIVHPDEVVKYIGRDECQISYNPTLMALLWESLATREVKLLSQSLSHRHKLPTETAWVNYLRCHDDIGWTFDDADAAAIGINAYNHRQFLNRFYTGQFEGSFARGIPFQENLATGDMRIAGTMASLAGLELAIEEDDETAKQEAIGRILLLQGVTLSIGGIPLLYLGEEWGMLNDYDFVKDPAKAGDTRWVHRPKMKWEFLEELDDSVTVEGGSIRRRLYRALQNMIAVRSSLPALAGQNMELVNTGNPHVLSFVRHRDAHRLIVVANFCERPQSMSGNMLRTAGLGRFFEDALSGQTYGTSQDLHIEPYQILWLKRV
- a CDS encoding HAD-IIB family hydrolase; the encoded protein is MIRLLTAETPQTKGDMNLLAEDNSLKISLISLHGLIRAKDPPLGFDSDTGGQIKYVLELARELAAQPQVREVELLTRQIIDPRLDEQYAQLEEPLCENAKIVRIPFGPKRYLKKESLWPYLEMFIDQTLIHFRRHGLPNIIHGHYADAGLAGAHLAQLLHVPFIFTGHSLGRVKRQRLSLGKASPESLERKYKFTQRIEAEEIALETASMVVTSTNQEIQQQYELYDHYQPERMEVIPPGVDLTEFSPLDADWEPPAFAKKIDCFLRDPDKPMILAMARPDERKNLEMLVDVYGQSEELQEIANLVLVMGTRTDMNELPKSQRHVIHNVLHKIDLYDLYGRVAYPKMHTPTDVPDLYRLAVSTHGVFVNPALTEPFGLTLLEAGATGLPIVATNDGGPRDIIANCNNGLLIDPMDGKGIEKSLLRVLTEPEQWQQWSEAGIAGTRQHYAWNNHAHRYLRDLNDILENSPTPALQQTSKRRLPEFDRIIITDLDNTLTGDPEGLAEFNDMIREHDHIGFGIATGRRLDSALQMIEELNLPQPDLIDTDAGTQLHYGQNLTPDRSWRQQIGFAWKPDEIRELLDTLPGFHLQDETHQSEYKISYEIDPENSPSVTEVHKALRGAGLRAKVVLSLGMYLDIIPVRGGSDLSMRHLLWKWGFSPDNVLVAGDSGNDAGMLLGRTLGVVVGNYSPELEEIRNRPRVYFAQAEHARGILEGIHYYQFLDNIVIPNDRIES